The following proteins are encoded in a genomic region of Liolophura sinensis isolate JHLJ2023 chromosome 5, CUHK_Ljap_v2, whole genome shotgun sequence:
- the LOC135465968 gene encoding cytochrome b5 domain-containing protein 1-like, with product MRLGARVVSRHGSIKYFSPNEVATHNTIDDLWVSFLGKVYNLTPLCERYKGDVLLKPIILAAGTDISHWFNPKTKDIRTYVDPETGCTIPYCPNGRFVHIPPPFPSTEWAPDFGRPWWRDDSYLVGTLSKKTRSIKIINTLTSQEQVIEVCSEENMEEILDRYLKYNAHAGSYTWKYDRVNLSMNKTLEDNGIPDEDEDFYTLRMNDDTFLQTIHLYFNDDLTEA from the exons ATGCGC TTGGGGGCTCGCGTTGTTTCTCGCCATGGGTCGATCAAGTACTTCTCCCCAAACGAAGTTGCAACTCACAACACAATTGATGATCTGTGGGTTTCATTTTTAGGGAAGGTTTACAACCTTACGCCTCTATGTGAACGATACAAAG GAGATGTGCTCTTAAAACCAATCATACTAGCTGCAGGGAcagacatatcacattggttcAACCCAAAAACGAAAGAT ATACGAACCTATGTTGACCCTGAAACTGGCTGTACCATTCCCTATTGTCCAAACGGGAGGTTTGTCCATATTCCTCCTCCCTTCCCCTCCACGGAGTGGGCACCAGATTTCGGCCGTCCATGGTGGCGAGATGACTCCTACCTTGTTGGCACACTCTCCAAGAAAACACGCAGTATTAAAATCATAAACACGTTAACCTCCCAGGAACAGGTCATAGAG GTATGCTCAGAGGAAAACATGGAAGAGATTTTAGACAGGTATCTCAAATACAATGCTCATGCTGGGAGCTACACATGGAAGTATGACAGAGTGAATCTTAGCATGAATAAGACGTTAGAAGACAATGGAATTCCAGACGAGGATGAAGATTTTTACACGCTCCGTATGAACGATGAcacctttcttcaaacaataCATCTGTACTTCAATGATGATTTAACAGAAGCCTGA
- the LOC135465904 gene encoding pantetheinase-like, translating into MNVWTVTCLLLNFNYVLTATLFFNASYPKTSTTTTYRAAVYEHVPVYQHDPKEVISREQALGIMRKNLVVYDKQSRLASEQGAVIIVFPEDGIYGFDHTRKSIRPYLEHIPDPNWWTWNPCDHPKALRGTEVQHALSCMAKTYGLYLVANVGHMEECWSLFDTNCPLDGRYQYNTNVVYDPLGNLVARYHKYYLFGEPGFDVPPFREISYFDTPFGRVGTFVCADILHRTPAVDLFQKFGIRHVALTTAWETTLPYMTPVTVQQGYAVASGVNLLAADTQYLTFDLGGSGIYSGSETLKYVYNTQTDTGKLLVADVPIYPKVRLPGSGIENKASAPSVGHPASNYKNENSSRNPYFNTSMLGDEFTFVILEDTEDDVQVCSDSMCCSLQYEFREKHPNEVYALGVFQGLHTDKLKIYNQICSVVKCRNSDKLSCGQSSKRAKSTFNRFELQGTFDAGMVYPYVLTVNRNQIKLSLTEWRYEYGKITSVAGFHDALLTATLYGRCFSKDPF; encoded by the exons ATGAACGTTTGGACCGTGACCTGTCTGTTGCTTAACTTTAACTATGTGTTGACGGCCACGCTGTTCTTCAATGCGTCCTACCCCAAaacgtcaacaacaacaacgtaccGGGCAGCGGTGTACGAACACGTGCCGGTGTATCAGCATGACCCTAAAGAGGTGATCAGCAGAGAGCAGGCTCTTGGAATCATGAGAAAAAACCTGGTTGTGTACGATAAACAGAGCCGGCTAGCTTCTGAGCAG GGGGCTGTTATCATAGTCTTTCCAGAAGACGGAATTTATGGTTTTGACCATACACGAAAGTCAATAAGGCCGTATTTGGAACATATACCGGATCCTAACTGGTGGACATGGAACCCTTGTGATCATCCTAAAGCCTTGCGCGGAACCGAAGTACAACACGCATTGAGTTGCATGGCAAAGACATACGGCCTGTATCTGGTGGCGAATGTCGGACACATGGAAGAATGCTGGTCTTTATTCGATACCAACTGCCCATTAGATGGGAGGTACCAGTATAACACCAACGTCGTCTATGACCCCCTGGGGAATCTTGTGGCGAGATATCATAAGTATTATCTCTTCGGAGAGCCGGGCTTTGACGTACCGCCGTTTCGAGAGATAAGTTACTTCGACACACCCTTCGGGAGAGTGGGTACCTTCGTGTGCGCTGATATTCTTCATCGGACGCCTGCGGTAGATTTATTCCAAAAATTTGGGATTCGTCACGTCGCTTTGACTACAGCTTGGGAGACCACGTTGCCGTACATGACACCAGTGACAGTTCAACAGGGTTATGCGGTTGCGAGTGGCGTCAACCTGTTGGCGGCAGATACCCAGTACTTGACGTTTGACCTTGGCGGCAGTGGGATATACTCCGGATCGGAAACCTTGAAGTATGTTTATAATACTCAGACAGACACCGGAAAACTTCTAGTAGCAGATGTACCGATCTATCCGAAAGTTCGATTGCCTGGTTCCGGAATTGAGAACAAGGCTTCTGCTCCATCTGTCGGGCACCCTGCTAGCAACTACAAGAATGAAAACTCATCGCGGAACCCTTACTTCAACACATCTATGCTAGGTGACGAGTTTACGTTTGTTATCCTGGAGGACACCGAAGATGACGTTCAAGTTTGCAGCGATTCAATGTGCTGCTCGTTACAGTATGAATTTCGAGAGAAGCACCCCAATGAAGTGTACGCTCTGGGAGTTTTTCAAGGTTTACATACGGACAAGCTAAAAATATACAATCAAATCTGTTCAGTGGTGAAATGTCGCAACTCCGACAAACTAAGTTGTGGCCAAAGCAGCAAAAGAGCCAAGTCTACGTTTAACCGTTTTGAATTACAAGGAACTTTTGATGCGGGGATGGTATATCCTTACGTTTTGACAGTCaatagaaatcaaataaaactgtcTCTAACGGAATGGCGATATGAATACGGCAAAATCACAAGTGTTGCCGGATTTCATGATGCACTGTTGACAGCCACTCTGTATGGACGATGCTTTTCAAAAGACCCTTTCTAA
- the LOC135465969 gene encoding E3 ubiquitin-protein ligase TRIM71-like, producing MAGLDASYIACLNEAHLICTICDGPLRKPIISPCFHAFCSTCLNDRFAQQKGKVKQCPVCDTELSPDERKSPPQVQFLQTLQEVIKSKRFEQKHCGFCDREKYAVWYCKKCDDNLCGQCKENHSKLKGKEKHREFDFLDETVKEICQRRNDFHCEDHAEEILAYYCNTCSKTVCVVCESARHDAHTTTRLSKKADTLRKELSSAADDFITNLQELQEKSNIRNRKATESRSQIEEDVKKWAKTLKNAIDAKAKEILGKLSNQDESDQSDRSVDYSLWNDVCFFPKQLSDYGSDVEVINLADTVMVKLQNLKAKRGPSYDDNLKVMKFIPELKCSSSDVLSIGWIDERSGSNDNSKISKRENERTEMSTFAVQNSLLTTTKMLTSFQAEWDVTGISVTSHNEYLINSRLQKACLVYQASGNLVREVKSRGLNPFDVTVLKNGNYVITDRDAKKVNVYSPEGNFLETLKIEIGEPAGIAVLSNGDLVITDLQQKDVCVFSPHRKMFPLKSLKTENGNRTFKWPLYVTVNSMDEIIVSDNELHCVKIFDKKGKLRTQHGRYGEDGENLRGPRGVCTDSSDYIFVTDYTNDRIHLLSPEGKFVRILTARENGLSGPRVVTIDAEGRLVVCQENATVKIIDYKK from the coding sequence ATGGCGGGTCTCGATGCCAGTTATATCGCTTGTCTGAACGAAGCACATTTGATTTGTACCATTTGTGACGGGCCGCTACGAAAACCCATCATCTCACCTTGCTTCCACGCCTTTTGCTCCACCTGTCTTAACGATAGGTTTGCGCAGCAGAAAGGCAAAGTCAAACAATGTCCTGTTTGTGACACCGAGCTCTCGCCTGACGAAAGGAAATCGCCGCCTCAGGTTCAGTTTCTACAAACCCTTCAAGAGGTCATCAAATCTAAACGATTCGAGCAAAAACATTGCGGTTTTTGCGACAGGGAAAAATACGCTGTGTGGTACTGCAAAAAATGCGACGACAATCTTTGTGGGCAATGCAAGGAAAATCACAGCAAgttgaaaggaaaagaaaaacaccGGGAATTTGATTTTCTGGACGAAACCGTAAAGGAAATTTGTCAACGCCGTAATGATTTTCACTGTGAGGACCATGCCGAGGAAATTTTAGCGTACTATTGTAATACATGTTCTAAGACGGTGTGCGTGGTTTGTGAATCAGCCCGTCATGACGCCCACACAACCACTCGTCTGTCAAAAAAGGCGGACACGCTGAGAAAAGAGCTCTCGTCTGCAGCGGATGACTTCATCACGAATTTACAAGAACTCCAAGAAAAGAGCAATATACGTAACAGGAAAGCAACTGAAAGCAGATCTCAGATCGAAGAGGACGTTAAGAAATGGGCTAAAACGTTAAAGAATGCAATCGACGCTAAAGCTAAAGAGATCTTGGGAAAGTTGTCTAATCAGGACGAAAGTGACCAGAGTGACCGAAGTGTGGATTATTCACTGTGGAATGATGTGTGCTTTTTCCCGAAGCAGTTGAGTGATTACGGAAGTGATGTGGAAGTCATCAACTTGGCGGACACAGTAATGGTGAAACTGCAGAATTTAAAGGCTAAAAGGGGCCCTTCTTACGATGACAACCTCAAGGTCATGAAGTTTATCCCTGAACTGAAATGTTCCTCATCGGACGTGTTAAGTATTGGGTGGATTGACGAGAGATCTGGATCGAACGACAATTCTAAAATTTCCAAGCGTGAAAACGAAAGAACAGAAATGTCTACATTTGCTGTGCAAAATTCACTGCTGACTACAACTAAAATGCTGACGTCATTTCAAGCAGAGTGGGACGTTACAGGGATAAGTGTGACATCACACAATGAGTATCTTATTAACAGTAGACTCCAGAAGGCCTGCCTGGTCTACCAAGCATCGGGGAATCTCGTTCGGGAAGTGAAATCTCGCGGATTAAACCCTTTTGATGTCACTGTGCTGAAAAACGGAAATTACGTCATAACAGACCGAGACGCAAAGAAAGTAAACGTTTACAGTCCCGAGGGAAACTTTCTGGAAACGCTAAAGATAGAGATTGGCGAGCCAGCTGGGATCGCTGTGTTATCAAATGGCGACTTGGTTATTACCGATCTCCAGCAGAAAGACGTCTGTGTGTTTTCGCCACACCGTAAAATGTTTCCTTTAAAGTCACTGAAAACGGAAAACGGAAACCGGACGTTCAAATGGCCTTTATATGTGACTGTAAACAGCATGGATGAGATAATTGTATCTGACAATGAACTTCATTGCGTGAAGATTTTCGACAAGAAAGGCAAACTGCGTACACAGCACGGTCGCTATGGCGAAGACGGGGAAAACCTACGCGGACCACGAGGTGTATGTACCGATTCGTCGGACTATATTTTCGTGACGGATTACACCAATGATCGGATACACCTACTCTCACCCGAAGGGAAATTTGTACGAATTCTTACCGCACGAGAAAACGGGTTATCCGGACCACGAGTTGTAACCATTGATGCAGAGGGTAGACTTGTCGTCTGCCAGGAGAATGCAACTGTTAAAATTATTGATTACAAGAAATAG
- the LOC135465895 gene encoding LOW QUALITY PROTEIN: meiotic recombination protein SPO11-like (The sequence of the model RefSeq protein was modified relative to this genomic sequence to represent the inferred CDS: deleted 5 bases in 5 codons) has protein sequence MHMMQDARKTHVRFDSPSSTRKFSLILKKVLSIMYRLIQMNSFCTKRDIYYQDTVLFNSQSVVDNIVANISCMLAIPRWELHVLATSKGCVAGDLRFQDTDGNYFDCAATAGLLIPSHVNGIRNLDSQAKFILIVEKDATFQKLIDDDFCHRLHPCILITGKGFPDINTRLLLRKLWEEFAIPIFALVDADPHGMEIMAVYRYGSLALAYESHHLTVPAVRWLGVFPSDITRFKIPKNMLIPVTVADKNKARELLVRPYVISNQIWYHEIQVILQSGVKAEIQCLTGVSPRFLSDIYIPGKLQQGGWI, from the exons ATGCATATGATGCAAGACGCTCGCAAGACTCACGTTCGGTTCGACTCGCCAAGTTCTACGAGGAAATTCAGCTTGATTTTGAAA AAAGTCTTGTCAATCATGTATCGACTTATCCAGATGAACAGTTTCTGTACTAAGCGGGATATTTATTACCAAGACACTGTGTTGTTTAACAGTCAGTCAGTTGTGGATAACATTGTCGCCAACATTTCTTGTATGCTGGCTATTCCCAGATGGGAACTGCACGTCCTCGCGACATCAAAAGGCTGTGTGGCGGGAGATTTGAGATTCCAAGAT ACTGACGGGAATTACTTTGACTGCGCGGCGACAGCGGGCCTTTTAATACCATCTCACGTCAATGGTATCAGAAAT TTGGACTCTCAAGCCAAGTTTATTCTCATTGTGGAAAAGGACGCCACGTTTCAAAAGCTTATTGATGATGATTTCTGCCACAGATTGCATCCATGTATTTTGATTACAGGAAAGGGCTTCCCAGATATAAACACC CGACTGTTACTAAGGAAATTGTGGGAGGAATTTGCTATCCCAATATTTGCTTTAGTCGATGCTGATCCTCATGGGATGGAAATTATGGCTGTCTACAGATATGGCTCACTTGCTTTAGCGTATGAGTCACACCATTTAACTGTACCTGCAGTACGCTGGCTTGGTGTGTTTCCTTCTGACATTACCAGGTTCAAAATC CCAAAAAATATGCTTATTCCAGTCACAGTGGCTGACAAAAACAAAGCCAGAGAACTGCTGGTCAGACCGTATGTCATCTCCAATCAAATTTGGTACCACGAAATACAAGTAATTCTGCAGTCTGGAGTAAAGGCTGAAATTCAGTGTTTAACAGGTGTATCACCAAGATTTCTCAGTGATATATACATCCCTGGTAAACTCCAACAAGGTGGCTGGATATGA